One Pleurocapsa sp. PCC 7327 DNA segment encodes these proteins:
- a CDS encoding imelysin family protein, producing MNHKKRLSQKQLSCLTAILLSLATLGTGCSSNPSTQADRTSDSNPPAATTETQAGEVREIVVSDFTNRVVVPTYQNLVAKAGELSKAVNAYVANPSNATLKAAQEAWRDARVPWEQSEAFAFGPAASLGYDGDLDDWPVNETDVKAVLASKAELNPDAIAQLQTTQKGFHTIEYLLFGSNNDRKAQDLSKRDLQFLKLLADALNQTAQDLTKSWKEGVGSNPAYSQVLATAGDSSNTTYPTVNAALEEIVQGAIGCLDEVANEKIGEPLKEKTTKNLESRFSHSSLDDFKNNIRSIENAYLGKVAESSASRGKSLSNLVAQADPKLDEQVKSEIQAALAALDAIPNPVEPKMSDAAALAKMEAAQKAILTLHATMEQKVLPLVRG from the coding sequence ATGAACCATAAAAAAAGATTAAGTCAGAAACAGCTGTCTTGCTTGACAGCTATCCTGCTTAGTTTAGCGACTCTAGGCACTGGTTGCAGCAGTAACCCATCTACTCAAGCCGATCGAACTTCCGATAGCAATCCTCCGGCGGCGACAACAGAAACGCAAGCGGGAGAGGTTCGGGAGATTGTCGTCAGCGATTTTACCAACCGTGTCGTCGTTCCAACTTATCAAAATTTAGTCGCAAAAGCTGGAGAACTCTCCAAAGCCGTGAATGCTTACGTCGCCAACCCTAGCAACGCAACGTTGAAAGCAGCCCAGGAGGCTTGGAGAGACGCTCGCGTTCCTTGGGAACAGAGCGAAGCCTTTGCCTTTGGTCCAGCAGCTTCTCTCGGCTATGATGGGGACTTAGACGACTGGCCCGTCAACGAAACCGATGTCAAAGCCGTTCTAGCGAGCAAAGCCGAATTGAATCCCGACGCGATCGCGCAATTGCAAACTACTCAGAAAGGCTTCCATACCATTGAATATTTACTCTTTGGGTCGAATAACGATAGAAAAGCCCAAGATCTCTCCAAACGGGATCTGCAATTTCTGAAGCTTCTGGCAGATGCTCTCAACCAAACCGCCCAAGACCTAACCAAGAGTTGGAAAGAAGGAGTAGGAAGCAATCCAGCTTACAGTCAAGTCTTGGCAACGGCAGGAGATAGCAGCAACACCACCTATCCTACGGTCAATGCTGCCCTAGAAGAGATCGTCCAAGGCGCGATCGGCTGTTTGGATGAGGTCGCCAACGAGAAGATTGGAGAACCGCTCAAAGAAAAAACGACTAAAAATCTGGAAAGTCGCTTTAGCCATAGTTCCCTAGACGACTTTAAAAACAATATCCGCAGCATTGAAAATGCTTACCTGGGCAAAGTGGCTGAATCGAGTGCCAGTCGCGGCAAAAGCCTCAGCAACCTAGTCGCTCAAGCCGACCCAAAACTTGACGAACAGGTGAAAAGCGAGATTCAAGCAGCCCTGGCAGCTCTCGATGCCATCCCCAATCCCGTCGAGCCAAAAATGAGCGATGCAGCAGCTTTAGCCAAGATGGAAGCGGCTCAAAAAGCCATTCTTACCCTTCATGCAACGATGGAGCAGAAAGTTTTACCGCTCGTTAGGGGATAA
- a CDS encoding Fe(3+) ABC transporter substrate-binding protein yields MNKISRRVFLGTSTAAIAVAASQLTISCTNRTKQINLYSSRHYNTDTQLYDDFTKQTGIEVNVVEGEADQLLERIKSEGASGPADVFVTVDVARLWRAEEAGIFAPITSSVIEQRIPKYMRHPEGYWFGFAKRARVIMYNKERVKPSELSTYEALADPKWKGRIVVRPASNTYNQSLVASMIVAHGQQETEKWCRGIVANLAQPPQGNDMNRIEAVASGIADLTLANTYYFVRFAKSKDPAKQEVFKKVGVFFPNQKDRGAHVNLSGAGLVKTSRNREEAIQFLEFLTSDTAQVFLTKDNYEYPAVEGLSLDPVLASLGSFKPDLTDIASYGPNLAKAVEVMARAGWK; encoded by the coding sequence GTGAACAAAATTTCCCGGCGGGTCTTTTTAGGAACTAGCACAGCCGCGATCGCAGTCGCTGCCAGCCAACTGACAATAAGTTGCACTAATAGAACCAAACAAATTAACCTCTATTCATCCCGTCATTACAATACGGATACTCAGTTGTACGACGACTTTACCAAACAAACGGGAATCGAGGTAAATGTTGTCGAAGGGGAAGCCGATCAACTGCTAGAGCGAATTAAAAGCGAGGGAGCTAGCGGTCCGGCAGATGTTTTCGTCACTGTCGATGTCGCTCGTCTGTGGCGTGCCGAGGAAGCAGGAATTTTTGCACCTATTACCTCTTCAGTTATCGAACAGAGAATTCCCAAGTACATGCGACACCCTGAAGGTTACTGGTTTGGTTTCGCCAAGCGAGCGCGGGTCATCATGTACAACAAAGAGCGAGTCAAGCCCTCAGAACTTTCTACTTATGAGGCTCTTGCCGATCCTAAATGGAAAGGTAGGATTGTCGTTCGCCCCGCCAGCAATACCTACAATCAATCTTTAGTCGCCTCAATGATTGTGGCACATGGCCAGCAGGAAACCGAAAAATGGTGTCGGGGAATTGTCGCTAACTTGGCGCAACCGCCTCAAGGAAATGACATGAACCGCATTGAAGCTGTTGCCTCTGGCATAGCTGACCTGACGCTGGCAAACACTTACTATTTCGTCCGCTTTGCCAAATCCAAAGATCCAGCCAAGCAAGAAGTCTTCAAAAAAGTTGGCGTATTTTTCCCCAACCAAAAAGATCGCGGAGCGCACGTCAACCTAAGCGGTGCGGGCTTAGTGAAAACCTCTCGCAATCGAGAAGAAGCCATTCAATTTTTAGAGTTTCTCACAAGCGATACAGCTCAAGTCTTCTTAACCAAAGATAACTATGAATATCCTGCCGTTGAAGGCTTATCCCTAGACCCAGTTCTGGCTAGCTTGGGTTCTTTCAAGCCGGATTTAACCGATATCGCCTCCTACGGTCCCAATCTTGCTAAAGCTGTAGAAGTGATGGCTCGTGCTGGCTGGAAATAA